The Lycium barbarum isolate Lr01 chromosome 4, ASM1917538v2, whole genome shotgun sequence nucleotide sequence aaaaaatgttaaaaaaaaaagtgcagactttgtattcatagcaaacactaatataataaagttttagatacggagctcaaactataatgttatattaatcgtgttttgaacatagtatccatattgacaaaatcaaacaatatatatatataaaaagtgaatcccatattaaaaaaataaaaaatgttaaaaaaaaaagtgcagactttgtattcatagcaaacactaatataataaagttttagatacggagctcaaactataatgttatattaatcgtgttttgaacatagtatatatatattatgcataaaaatagtgcaaactaataatgtccaaaagggtggaccccatactaaacaacaccaagcaatataaaaaaaaaaaaaaaaaaaaactatataaagcatgggtttagacccatgcttcatcgtccgttgtcccttaaaaaaaaaaggggtgggggggggggggggcatactaaataacaccgagcaataaaaaaaaggaagaaaaaaaaatgaaactcaccatctcgaaactcatgggaaaaaaaaagtggactccatattatcaaaatcaagtaatataaaaaaaaaagtgaaccccatattaaaaaaaatataatgttaaaaaaaaagtgcagactttctattcgtaacaaacactaatataataaagttttagatacggagtacaaactacaatgttatattaatcatgttttgaacatagtatatgtatatatatatatatatatatatatatatatatatatgtatatataataatgtcaaaaaaaaaagtgcaccccatattaaaaatattaatatatactttatatatatatatatatatatatatatatcactattcaaaaacaactacatacacataaatgtattataatctaaagtgttgggcgcACGGGCATAAGCCGTCTAGTTACCAAAGACAAGGAAACTGGAAAGACGACGAAAAGATTGAAATTGCATGGAAACATAAATTCATAACCTAGATTTAGGGATTGTTGAAGGTGGACAATACCGTACTATTTGTACGTATTCTACCAACCACAATTAAGGTTAACAGTTTCAAACCCGAAGAGTCCATATTTACAGCAAAGCCAACAGTCACGGCACTAGTTGTCGCTAGCACAAGGCCTCACACAATTATTAAATCGAGGGAGCAATCTCCTACTAGTCCAAGAGTTTGAAGCTTGATCTTTAGATGTTTAGACACTTGAATACTTGCGGCTTGTAGAGAAATTGGTTGTCTCTGATTCACAAGCTTTCTTTGACTTCTTATTATGAATTCATGTCTTTTCGTGACTTATTAAGATCCATGTTTATAGTTGTAGGAGAGGAGTTTTTATGAGGAAAAAAACTCTTTTTGGACTAATCAAGTTGAAATGATATAATCAatgtcacttgtacacgtgaTTCATTTACATTTGTCTTTGATTGTTATTGTGGCATGTGTCATGATCCTGTTGGATCTTTTATTTAACTTGGAGTGTCATGTTATTTGACAGGTGGCACCAAACTAGGCATCTAAGATAAGATGACATCCCCAACTTAGTAAAGTGGACTCAACATTTGAAGCCCAAATTATTAAACTAAGCCCAATAAAATTGAACCATTAGTAAGCACATATTTATTGGACTTTAATTCAAATATATTAGTCAACAATATTTATTTGGACTATTATATTttgaatttaatataatttaAGTTATTCATAAATTTATATCCAATAAAATTTAGATGCTTATACTAATATTCAGGTGCTCTACTCTTTAGAGATTTACCAGTATTTATATGCCCAACTTCTCTTGTTTCCATGTCATCCTTTTACTTCATGCTACGGTAATCTGCTATTAAGACTAATTTGAAATGTGGaataattcatcattttaaacttTGCACTCGTGGTGTGCTGAACTGCTCAATATTTTTCAAGTTAATTTTAGCTTCAAAACCACAAATGTAATGTTTTCCTCAGTTGAAAAGATTTGTCAAATCACATTGCTTGCTTTATATTCACCGATTCTTTGTTTGGATTTGGAATATAATTTAGGTCCTTGAGATTAGTTTAAAGTTTAGCTCTTTATAAAATACATTAATTCTATAATGAttcaaattaattttctatttttcACATTAATCAGTACCTTTCTAAAATTTATTGGACTAATCTATCATATTCCTGAATAAAATATCATCATGACTTTCTTCATTATTCATATAATTAAATTACAAAAGATAGGAAAACTGGAAAGATAGCGAAAAGATTGAAATTACAAGGAAATATAAACACATAATATGGATTTATAGTTCGTTGATATTGGGCATTAAAGTATTATTTATGTGTATTCTACATTTACAGCAAGAAAAATAGAGTCAGGGTATTTGACCGGTACAAGCTTGGTAATGCATTGTGGCTACAATTAAATGATTGGGGTATCgatgatggaatttgtggaaCCAATCACTTGTTTAAAGGCTGGTTATAATCAAAATCAGGGAATTCGAGCGGTGTCAGTTCAAATATATGAGGACTAAATGTGGAAGAAATTTCGGgcataaaaaaaatggaaatttgggTCTTTGAGCTAATTTAAAGGAAATTTTGATTGATGAAGTTAACGAGCGGTGTTATCGGCGTAATTCTTGCATGTGGAGGCTTGCATTAGGTTTACAATGGAGATCTTTTGGCTACTTGACTGCTTTGGTACTTTTCTCTACTGTTCAAGGAGGAACCTGTTTTTAAGTGGTAGATGATGTAACGATCCGATTGGTCGTTTTGAGCTTTTAGGATTTTTACATCTTTTCACCAAATTACCCTTCCTACCATATTTCACATGGTATTTGCTTAGAAGGGTATTAAATTGTGTTGTACTCTGTCCCTGACGTGATATACATTCCTTTTTattctgtcccaaaaagaatgatgcatttataaatttagaaataatttaacttaaaatttttctttttactcttaatgaaataTATGACTTATttccacaaatttcaaaaatctttcttttcttcttaacCGATCTTAACATCCGTGCCTAGTCAAATATATCACTAGGACGGATGGAGTAGTTAATTCAACTGAAATTGGCGCCTAGTGGAAGAACACAGTTTGCTTTCAACTATGAAATCAAGTAAACAATCATTGTAAAACCAATGGAGATCACATCATCCCACCCAAAACCACCATTGTTGCATACAAACACCATTTCAAGAAACTCCAAGAAATGGCTACCCATAACTACGCACTCTATTTCCAACACACCCCTTCAATTTCAGTTGCCATTAAATAGACCCCATCACAAAATACACCAACCCATTAAACCTGAAATCAAGAAAACTACAAACCCAACATGCACAATCTCTGATATTTTAAGGTTAATGGATAGTCTTGGTCTTGATATACCAGTTGATATATATGTTTCCCTTATTAAAGAATGCACTGAATCTCGTGACTCTGCAAAAGCGATTGAACTTTGTAACCATATTTGTAAAAGTAATGTTATTCCTAGTTTGCCGTTATTGAACCGTTTGTTGCTGATGCTTGTTTCTTGTGGTTGTTTCCAACATGCCCGCCAACTGTTTGATAAAATGCGCGTGAGAAATTCTAAGTCTTGGGCTGCGATAATCGCGGGTTGTGTTGAAAATGGTGAGTATGAAGGGGCTTTGAGTTTGTTTATGGAAATGCAGAGTGAGATTGGGAACTTGTGTAAATGTGGTGATATAATTGATGATGGAATATTGGTATGTGTTCTTAAGGCTTGCGTTGAAATGATGAATTTGGAACTTGGGAAACAAATTCATGGATGGTTActtaagttgggttgttgtgaaagTTTGGCTTTGAGTAGTTTTTTGATCAAATTTTATGGGGAATTTGGTAATCAGGAAAGTGCAGATAATGTGTTCGATCATGTTTCGCGTTGTAATACAGTTGTTTGGACAGCTAGAATTGGGAATTTGTGTAAAGAGGAGCAGTATGAAGGGGCTATAAGTATTTTCAGGGAGATGGTAAGAGGAGGAGTGAAGAAAAATAGTTTCACATTTTCGAGTGTTCTTAAAGCTTGTGGGAAGTTGAGGGATGCTGGATGTTTTGGTCAACAGGTTCATGCTACTTCCGTTAAGGTAGGACTTGATACGGATGGTTATGTGCAGTGTAGCTTGATTGACATGTATGGAAAATATGGGTTGCTAAGGAATGCATTGAGGGTTTTTAATGCGAGAGAGGATAAGAGCAATATTGCCTGTTGGAATGCAATGTTGATGGGATGTATACAGCATGGTTTCGGTGTTGAAGCCATGAAGGTTCTCTATGAGATGAAAGAAGCTGGTTTGCAGCCACATGAATCTTTGATTAATGAAGTGTTGTTGGTTTGTGGGAGTAGTAATATCGAGAAAATGAATGCTTGACTTTATGAATATCTCGTAGTTTCCATGAAGATGTGAAGACAGTTTGCATGATCACGGAATTTTTAATGGAATATAATGCAACCAATACCAGCGTATTGGCTAATCTCTCTAGTTTCTATGATGAGTTTGTTGTATATGGAGGATCAACAAGGATATGTATATAATAATAGTCAGAAGTGATGTCAAACAGTCTTGCATATGGAGTATCTCTTAGTTCTCCATGAATATATGAAGATGATTTGCAAGATCAAGGATTTTTCATGGAATATTATGCAGCCAACGTACTGGCTGATATCTCTCGTTTCCGTGATGAGTTCAAGGATCAACAAGGGTATGTATATAATAATGCTCTGGGAGTAGCAAAACGATCTAGCATACAAGATGAGAAGTTATAGCACAAAACAGTACTCACATTTGATATGTGGCCGAGCTACCATTTGCTGGAGCTTCTGTTAATACTTAGTCTATGTGGCGCAGGAATGCAAGTATATTACCAATATCCAAGATCAGTTTCTAAAAACTAAAATGAGTTCTGTGATCTTGGACCCTGCAAAAATATGCAGCTGTTAGGATTTACTATGACAATGCATAAGTGGGGGTACAAAAGTTATTGCTGATGATTTGGTGGCTCACAATGTGGTGCATAGCGAGTCGACTTACTTTGGCAGTCGTAACTTTGACATGAGTGCATATGCATGAGACTTTGCCCTGGGAGAACTCCATCATATGATTCTACTGGACTTGGTATTGTAGCAGAATCCTAATAGTGAGCAATATCATTTTGTGGGAAATCCAAGACTAAGCACATATACTTGTTCTTATGATCAGAAATATTTTTAGTTTAATAGGTTATCAAAGAAGTGGTCTACAGTTCTTCAACCACTCTTTCTTATCTGCATTGTGAAACTTCTGAATGCGCAATTCTGTAGATATATGAACATTATTCTAGTTGTTCACGTGCTCGAATCTAGTTATGTTTTATTTGTGTGTTAGTATCATTCCCAACTTGCTTGGGATTGAGGTGTAGTGGCAGTAGTAGTTGTAGCTTGTTGGTGCCATTCCCATCACCGTTTTAAAGTTACGGTGTATTTTCTGCAAACTTGAAACGGTGAGGTTGGTAAAATGATTTCTGAATACTTGAGAATCTTGATTCTTGATCAGTTCTGCAGCTGTTTTTGTAGCAGTGGATCTTTAAGCATGAACTAATTCTCTTGTTTCCATTTGCCAGCCCAATGCTGAACTGTGAGAAGGAATGAAAGGCAACCCTTAGTAGTTGGGTGCACTGACAGTGTTCTAACGCAAAGCAATAAAGTTTTATATCAGTAATCCTTTAAATTTGTTTTTGTGTAACAGCATATGAAGAAAGACCTCAAACAAAAAAGGCACAAAGCCAAACTGACTCCATGACCAACTTTTGGAAAGAAACAATGAAAACTGATAAATGTAAAATCGTATATATTCCACCAATCTCAATTTGATTGTTATTTTTTGCTTATCAAAAGTCAATATGACCAACTTTTGGAACAAGATCAAGCATATACTTTTCCATTAATTTACTTGTTGAGATTAAAATTAACATTACAATAGTCATAAATTATAAGCATTATCCATTACACATTTTCTCACACACCAAAATGACAAAACATTATAGTTCAAAACTTTAGTCCAACATTCCTTTCATTCGATATTTGTGAAGCAAACTGTGACAACTGGTCTGGAAGAGAGAAAGTACAGTATTTTGGCACATAATGGAAGCATGACAAACCTTCTTGGTTTTATTATTTTACGTTATCCAAAATATTTTTACCATTCCAAGTTTTATTATTGTCCATAAACGAGAGGTCAATTAAATATGATATAAGATTATTGTATCATGCAGTTTATGTGATTTGATGAGTGTAGTGAGGCAATTAATGTAGGTTAAATCTCATGAAACTAGCAACGGGAGAGCTCatcaaattttcttttttatagaTAGGTCCCCTATTTGCCCCCTAATATAAACGACACACTATGTTTCTTCAATATATAGACATGGGGAGATAAAAAACAAGACTTAAGGTGTGTGTAGTATGGACGAAAACATTTTTGAATTTTATGTTTTCATGGTCAAAATGTTTTGGTAAATAtcttttctaggaaaacatttttttAAAGATTAGAAAAATGACTTTCCTATTGAGACTAGGCAAACAAATTCCTAAGTAGCATTCCAAATTCATTGTCTCCCCTCGACCCTCTAGTGCCCCCAACCCCAGCccttgaccccccccccccccccaaccggCTACCGCCGACGCCCCACTCAACCCCAACCCCATATTGTTTTAATTTTAtaaattatatataaatgctCTTAGGAAAATATCCTTTTTTCCCCTTATTTAACAATTAACACCACTTATTTTCCATAGAAGACATTTTccttcatatcaaacacacccTTAGTCCTACGATACATCAGTCAAACATATATGCCCTCTTtcttactattatatatatatatatatatatatatatatatatatatatatatatatatatatatatatatatacacacacacacacatactacaagaaagtataaaaatggcaacaaaaaatttgatattttgcaaaaacttagttttattgttggcaaatgaacttttttgttgccatagtattgattattgttgcaaaaagtacttttggcaaccaaAAAAAAGAATTGTTGCAcgtcgttgcaataacagccgttgggaaaagtttatgcaacattttttttttaccaaaaatactttttgcaacagtaatcaatctatggcaacaaaaaaaaaattgttgccaaatatcttttttcttgtagtgaatatatatatatatatattgtgttctATTATAATCATATCATGTTCGATCTAAGAGTTTAATATGTTAGATTGTTCATAGGAAGTTCGTCTTCcaacaatctatatataatataaagctagacataggcaaggtgatgtgacacctctctatgacccccattagtatttatcttttttgacatttttctttCATTCTCTATTTTACTAAATAGAATAAAATATTAAAGGTTCATCCCCCACAAATAATAAAGACTCACTCACTAGTTAATAGCATTATTTGTCATTACTTCCCTTAtaattattgtaattatattttattaaatttatatctattataaagctaggcaaaagaaaagtgatgtggcacctctcttcgATCAAGGAACctaatttatatttttactatattttttttaatttttgtgcAATGTCCCTTGATTTTGAGACTTCTCCTCCTTCTAAGCGATTATTATTCAACTAGTGGTATTGTCCGCGCTTCGTGCAGCTATAAATAATTCAACAAATCTTTTAATCAATCTTTCTATAGATTTAGTTAATGTGAGATAAATTTTCCTTGTATATGCAAATAAAACTAATTTATAAATTgataaatcatatatatataaatttatcAGATTAACTCAAAGCCTTGCCATATCGCTAATTcacacaacaataataacaattagaataagTTATCCGAAGTTTGATTTCTTGAAAGCTCTTGCTTGTTTGTAATATATTTTAGAAGACAGCCGTTATAAAGTTTTAGTTCAAAATCGACGATCCCACATTTGATTCTTGAAAGTACTTGTGCCTTTATAATTGTTTTAAAAAATCGTTGGGTTTTTTTTTGAGGgttataacttttaaaaacattacaAAATTCTTAAGAGAAAAATCTAAATGCAGCTTTCATATGATTATTTGTTATTTCAtacaaaaaatgtcaaaataagTTTTTTGCTACTAAATCTACTTCTAGATATTTTTAGCAAAATAAATTATCTCTTTTATAACAGAAGGGAGAGAGGACAACAGAAAGATAAATAGCTTGATGATAATGCTAAAGAAAAGGAAATTAGGTCCCAAAAAATAAACCATTTGTTTCGGGAAATATTGTTTTTTTGTTTAATATATACAATAAATGTGTTTTTTGATCTTGTTTCGAAAAAAAAGGACAATTACATATAAAACATGTAATatgaagtatttttttttttaaccaaattcAAACACCAATATTTCTGATTTCGCTTGAAGCCGCATGATACCAACTATGATAAGTAAATCATCTTATCACTAAAGATAAAAATATTGTGATCTCACAGTACACAAActaatgttgttgatgttaaTAAGTTGTGGAAATGAAAAGATCAATCAATTTTGTTGCTTCTGTGAATTGTGagaagtgtttttttttaaaaaaaacttttataAACAACTGAAATAAGTATATTAATCCTTTTATCATGCACATAAAAATGTTAGCATAGCATCTTTTAAGATGAAAGTGCTCGCAGACTTACCTAGTTCATTTGTTGCTTGTAGATATTTCATATCTCCTTTCAAAATGACAAGAAAATTCATTAAAGAGAATAAATAGAGGCAAAGGGAAgaacatacataaaaatatttttttataagaaTGATAAATCTATGATCAATCGCCCACCAAAAAAATAATCTATGACCAATCATTCCtaaatagatacatatcaaaatattGATATTAAAATTTTATCTGAGTATTTTTTGAACAAAATCACAGCTACTTCAACTTATACAACAAATAAACCTAGAGGTGATAAGATCAAAGACAATGAAAGTGCTGAAATATGCTTTACCCATGGAGGAAAAATAGGCTTTaattttggaaaaagaaaaaaggtttACTTCCATCGTTGTCTCATTATTTGGCACTTCATCTTCAACATTCTTCGTACTATTACTACGATCGTTGTCTCATTACTTGGCATCTCATCTTcaccatttttttaaaaatgcaCACCTGTATggaatataaataataaaatttaTTATATATGTCGGAATCTAAAATCAAAAGTAAAATAAGAATTTGCATTTAcgttgaaaaagagaaagaggcaAAGAATAGGATGTTAACCATACCTTAGTGTAGGTTACTCCGGTCTATAAAATTCCACATAAAATTTGTTCAACCGTTGTAAGCAATAGAAATTTAGCTCTCAAGGATTCCTTATTATCCTTTGTTCCATTGTATGTATCACGGTAGGTCTAATCACAAGCAAGTTCTTTGATTTGATGATATCAATTTGAACTCATTATAATCATATAAATAGCAATTTTCAGTTTGTAGAGAAGAGACCAATAGAAGAGAAACGGGATAAACACTTGATTTTGTATAttatgtaaaataaaaaaaaagttacataaGATCACACTAAAACAATTGCAATGCACAATTACCTGTTAGCTAAATTCCATAAACAAATATCTACAAAAAGACAAAAGGAAACAAAAATTCATAAACCGAAAATAATAAGCTATGTATGATGCTTTGACAGTAGCTTTTGCATATCCAATtccaagccaaaaaaaataattctCGGTTAACTATGTTCTTTATACTGCATTGCATAAAGATGAACGTGGGCTGAAAAAATGGGGTTAAGAGGAGGATCTAGCAACCGCTTCATCAGTTATGGCTCATTTGGTGCAACTTTAATTGCTACCATTATTTTATAATAATTGCACCCGTTGTATTTTTGTATTATTCTTTTTATTGTGATCATAAGGAATTAAATATTCTCATACTTCATGGAGGTAATATGAAAATTGAGCAGTTCAAATAATCAACGCATATAACATTTACTTCTGGGAAGGCTAAATGTAATTAGCAGTGACTCTTTGTGAACCAAAAGTTGATAGGTTTTATAAATTG carries:
- the LOC132635446 gene encoding pentatricopeptide repeat-containing protein At1g31790 produces the protein MEITSSHPKPPLLHTNTISRNSKKWLPITTHSISNTPLQFQLPLNRPHHKIHQPIKPEIKKTTNPTCTISDILRLMDSLGLDIPVDIYVSLIKECTESRDSAKAIELCNHICKSNVIPSLPLLNRLLLMLVSCGCFQHARQLFDKMRVRNSKSWAAIIAGCVENGEYEGALSLFMEMQSEIGNLCKCGDIIDDGILVCVLKACVEMMNLELGKQIHGWLLKLGCCESLALSSFLIKFYGEFGNQESADNVFDHVSRCNTVVWTARIGNLCKEEQYEGAISIFREMVRGGVKKNSFTFSSVLKACGKLRDAGCFGQQVHATSVKVGLDTDGYVQCSLIDMYGKYGLLRNALRVFNAREDKSNIACWNAMLMGCIQHGFGVEAMKVLYEMKEAGLQPHESLINEVLLVCGSSNIEKMNA